From a single Calothrix sp. NIES-2098 genomic region:
- a CDS encoding transcriptional repressor, CopY family protein, which translates to MAPLPDYRPKQLSVGPLEAEILQIVWELGSATVKDVHDRILSDPNRELAYTSVTTVLRRLTDKGWLVCDKKGKAFYWRPLLTKQQAEVIKAHEQLQRFLAVSNPDVVAAFADSLDETASQQIEAIAKRIQAARQAREGK; encoded by the coding sequence ATGGCTCCTTTACCCGACTACCGTCCTAAACAACTGTCCGTAGGCCCCCTAGAAGCAGAAATTTTGCAGATCGTCTGGGAACTGGGTTCAGCTACAGTGAAGGATGTACACGATCGCATTCTGTCTGATCCAAACCGGGAGTTAGCTTATACCTCTGTCACCACCGTTTTGCGCCGCCTGACTGATAAAGGTTGGCTAGTCTGTGACAAGAAAGGGAAAGCATTTTATTGGCGACCATTGCTGACAAAGCAGCAAGCAGAAGTAATTAAAGCTCACGAGCAATTGCAGCGATTTTTGGCGGTGAGCAATCCGGATGTGGTCGCTGCTTTCGCTGATAGTCTCGATGAAACCGCTAGCCAACAAATTGAAGCGATCGCCAAACGCATTCAAGCTGCACGTCAAGCCAGGGAGGGGAAATAA